In Edaphobacter paludis, a single window of DNA contains:
- a CDS encoding PP2C family serine/threonine-protein phosphatase, with protein MSANQLIYAMLSHPGLVRRGNEDACAASLESGAFVVCDGMGGAAAGEVASHLAAKTFLSYLTSPTTNGNHAASPQARLCAAIHAANQAVYQHSRQSSRLAGMGTTLVALLAPVRNERSEDPVLWLAHVGDSRCYRLRHGHLQQLTHDHSLVGEQLRAGQITPAQAVVSPMRNIITRAIGSRPGVVPEIESHYLRPNDLYLLASDGLSHEISDCEIETILAAIPTPATQSALTEACEVLIAAANGRGGHDNITVLLVSISSTYL; from the coding sequence GTGTCGGCAAATCAACTCATCTACGCGATGTTGTCTCACCCTGGCCTCGTCCGCCGCGGCAACGAGGACGCCTGCGCAGCCTCCCTTGAGTCCGGGGCCTTTGTCGTCTGCGATGGCATGGGCGGAGCCGCAGCGGGAGAGGTGGCCAGCCACCTTGCCGCCAAAACCTTCCTCAGCTACCTCACGTCGCCGACCACCAATGGCAACCACGCCGCCAGCCCGCAGGCACGACTCTGCGCGGCCATCCACGCCGCCAATCAGGCCGTCTATCAGCACTCCCGCCAGTCCTCGAGGCTCGCTGGCATGGGCACGACGCTGGTCGCGCTGCTCGCTCCCGTCCGCAATGAACGTTCTGAAGACCCTGTTCTGTGGCTGGCCCACGTAGGCGACAGTCGCTGCTATCGCCTACGGCACGGCCATCTGCAACAACTCACCCACGATCACTCCCTTGTAGGAGAGCAGCTCCGCGCCGGCCAGATTACGCCTGCCCAGGCTGTCGTCTCTCCCATGCGTAACATCATCACCCGTGCCATCGGCTCGCGGCCCGGCGTCGTCCCCGAGATCGAGAGCCACTATCTCCGGCCCAACGACCTTTATCTGCTCGCCTCCGACGGCCTTAGCCATGAGATCTCCGACTGCGAAATAGAAACCATACTCGCCGCCATCCCAACTCCAGCCACACAGTCCGCTCTCACCGAGGCCTGCGAGGTCCTCATCGCGGCCGCCAATGGAAGGGGAGGCCATGACAATATCACTGTCCTTTTAGTGTCTATTAGCTCTACTTACCTCTAA
- a CDS encoding site-specific DNA-methyltransferase, with product MNRIVHGDNLNVLRKMKSGSVELIYIDPPFNTGKRQARKQMKTVRDEAGDRIGFGGQRYRTEVLKVQAGGTGYGDQFGDFLGFLRPRMEAAYRVLSPTGSFFFHIDYREVHYCKVMLDEIFGRECFQNEIIWAYDYGARSKKRWPAKHDNILWYTKDAERYTFNLEECDRIPYMAPGLVGAKKAARGKTPTDVWWHTIVSPTGKEKTGYATQKPLGVLERIVKIHSNPGEKVLDFFAGSGTTGEAAAKHGRSFVMVDESEDAIRVMKQRLANWLGHRRIKR from the coding sequence ATGAACCGGATTGTGCATGGGGACAACCTCAATGTTTTGCGAAAAATGAAATCGGGCTCGGTGGAGTTGATCTATATCGACCCACCATTTAATACTGGCAAGCGGCAGGCTCGGAAACAGATGAAGACCGTGCGGGATGAGGCGGGAGACCGAATAGGTTTCGGGGGGCAACGGTACAGAACGGAGGTGCTGAAGGTGCAAGCTGGCGGCACGGGATATGGCGACCAGTTTGGAGACTTTCTTGGATTTTTGCGGCCACGGATGGAGGCGGCCTACCGGGTGCTGTCGCCTACGGGATCGTTTTTTTTTCATATCGACTACCGCGAGGTCCATTACTGCAAGGTGATGCTGGACGAGATCTTTGGGCGCGAGTGTTTTCAGAACGAGATCATCTGGGCGTATGACTATGGCGCGCGTTCGAAGAAACGCTGGCCTGCGAAGCATGACAACATCCTCTGGTACACGAAAGACGCAGAACGGTACACGTTCAATCTGGAGGAGTGCGACCGGATTCCGTATATGGCACCGGGGTTGGTGGGGGCGAAGAAGGCTGCGCGGGGAAAGACGCCCACCGATGTCTGGTGGCACACGATTGTTTCTCCTACAGGCAAAGAAAAGACGGGATATGCGACGCAGAAGCCGCTGGGAGTACTGGAGCGGATTGTGAAGATCCACTCGAATCCGGGAGAGAAAGTGCTCGATTTTTTTGCAGGGAGCGGAACGACGGGAGAGGCTGCGGCGAAGCACGGACGGAGCTTTGTGATGGTCGACGAGAGTGAAGATGCGATACGCGTGATGAAGCAGCGGCTGGCAAATTGGCTGGGACATCGTAGAATCAAGCGATGA
- a CDS encoding vitamin K epoxide reductase family protein, with translation MKYLVALLALAGLGVSVMGLLIHNMDPAKAPPCAVSEHWDCGSVNHSRFSVFPPRTFDEAPGKVHIPVATVGIVAYAVIAVLALMERWWLVFETAQLGFMCASFLSYLEAFVMEKWCIYCVWSWGIMTTILLLTIGWLVYRRRGGRIAWQK, from the coding sequence ATGAAATATCTGGTGGCGTTGCTGGCTTTAGCGGGGTTGGGGGTAAGCGTAATGGGATTGCTGATCCATAATATGGATCCGGCAAAGGCACCTCCGTGTGCGGTGAGCGAGCATTGGGACTGCGGGTCGGTGAACCATAGCCGATTTTCGGTCTTTCCGCCGAGGACCTTCGATGAAGCTCCGGGCAAGGTGCATATTCCGGTGGCCACGGTAGGGATTGTGGCCTATGCCGTGATCGCCGTGCTGGCGCTGATGGAGCGGTGGTGGCTGGTGTTCGAGACGGCGCAACTGGGATTCATGTGCGCCTCGTTTCTGAGCTACCTCGAAGCGTTTGTGATGGAGAAGTGGTGCATCTACTGCGTGTGGTCGTGGGGGATTATGACAACGATTCTGTTGCTGACGATCGGGTGGCTGGTGTATCGGCGGCGCGGTGGAAGAATAGCGTGGCAGAAATAG